One part of the Diadema setosum chromosome 22, eeDiaSeto1, whole genome shotgun sequence genome encodes these proteins:
- the LOC140245142 gene encoding toll-like receptor 4, translating to MIRHEMRMMMMTFSNSAKNSLTLVVLTGMTGFFLQLLLLPAPSTSLTFDQDIASLPAPCQYLVKSSSVNCSRRGLTKIPTDIPLDTRRLSLSYNRLDQILNDSFGRLPELEFLSLRYNRIRLIDVGAFIGLPRLQTINLIGNNLSRIPSQVFHRNLYLTDLFLNSNRFRSIPSLDLRGQNYIQFIDLSNNTISSAKFKILFSNACNLTNVALADNDIQVIDKGDLENLGSVNSVKLIDFRENIVRRVHSASFQGVHIEGLQLSGNPLSQAGARELFEGVRNSSLLTFISLSEAKLGGITQSIFAPLKGSQITHLYLSASNISHLPDNVFSYLTSVEVLSLIKNRLETISFVAFTNMTCARILYVASCGISRLTTPQTTGTVIPRLRTVIISNNNLVEIPSRAFASLPKLFYLDLSFNSIRHIDSEAFSGQELLQYILLQYNNLFDAFSVNVFHNLPALLVLDVSSSNINGLDPLRSFSGLSNLEELFLAGNPLHASDLWDTKKNVSVFRDMHNLQTLDLTGTNLKDDVPSWGFYGLSQLRRLYLEDVGLVELPTELFRSLRYLDTLSLGNNNLEELPNLIFKNTPRLGSLYLSRNQLSGLPPMLFRNTTNLYKLDLTRTRIGIIPEQVISPIRESITSLDLSHNSLSCDCQNKWLRIWVHENYDKLFLSDTNCSDNSPAELVGRSFIDFQPILVCGPRVLLYVFIAISGVAIVFTGIIIYYNRWWIKYKLFLLKLCIIGYREIIDDDEYRYDINIVFHDDDEEWVIDRMVPVVREKYPEAVLCVGDDDLRVGLLRLDAVADVIENSYKSVFVVSYAAIESPWYMTKLRLALQHVNHSQRDAILLVFLENIADDRLPYIVRLLLGVNRPFLRWSSDIQHEEYFWDHFMKCVKKTVRLDLTLPI from the coding sequence ATGATTCGGCACgagatgaggatgatgatgatgacattttcGAATTCTGCCAAAAATTCTCTCACTCTGGTGGTGCTCACCGGCATGACAGGATTCTTCCTGCAATTATTGTTGCTACCTGCACCATCCACatctctgacctttgaccaagACATCGCATCACTTCCGGCGCCTTGCCAGTACCTGGTGAAGTCTTCTAGCGTCAATTGCTCCCGTCGAGGTTTGACAAAGATCCCAACTGATATCCCTCTTGATACCCGACGTCTGTCTCTCTCCTACAACCGACTGGACCAGATTCTTAATGACTCTTTTGGTCGACTTCCCGAACTGGAGTTTCTGTCACTTCGATACAACAGGATCCGTTTGATCGACGTAGGGGCTTTCATAGGCCTTCCCCGACTACAAACCATCAATCTCATAGGAAATAATTTATCGCGCATTCCCAGTCAAGTCTTTCATCGAAATCTTTACCTGACCGACCTCTTTCTGAACAGCAATCGCTTTCGATCGATTCCTTCGCTGGACCTGAGAGGACAGAACTATATTCAGTTCATCGATTTAAGCAACAATACCATTTCATCAGCTAAATTCAAAATTCTTTTTTCTAATGCATGCAACTTGACAAATGTGGCACTCGCTGATAATGATATCCAGGTGATTGACAAGGGCGACCTGGAGAATCTAGGGAGCGTAAATTCAGTCAAATTGATAGATTTCCGTGAGAACATCGTGCGTCGAGTGCACAGCGCAAGCTTTCAGGGAGTCCACATTGAGGGATTACAGCTTTCCGGAAATCCATTATCCCAGGCTGGCGCCAGAGAGCTCTTTGAAGGTGTGAGGAATTCATCTCTTCTAACTTTTATCAGTCTCAGTGAGGCCAAGCTTGGAGGCATTACCCAGTCCATCTTTGCCCCCCTCAAGGGATCGCAAATCACTCATTTGTACCTAAGCGCGAGTAACATTTCCCACCTTCCAgacaatgtgttttcatatttaACAAGTGTAGAAGTTCTATCGCTGATCAAGAATCGACTAGAGACAATATCCTTTGTCGCCTTTACAAACATGACATGTGCTAGGATTTTGTATGTTGCTTCATGCGGAATTTCACGATTGACGACGCCACAGACAACTGGCACTGTGATACCTCGCCTCCGCACAGTTATTATCAGCAACAATAATCTCGTAGAGATTCCATCAAGAGCTTTTGCCTCTCTTCCGAAACTCTTCTATCTGGATTTGTCTTTTAATAGTATACGACATATTGATTCCGAAGCATTTTCTGGCCAGGAACTACTTCAATATATTCTTCTACAATACAACAACTTATTCGATGCTTTCAGTGTCAATGTGTTCCATAATTTGCCAGCCCTACTCGTCCTTGATGTCAGCAGCTCCAACATAAACGGTCTTGATCCTCTTCGATCTTTCTCTGGACTATCAAACCTTGAAGAACTATTCTTGGCTGGAAATCCGTTGCACGCGTCTGACTTGTGGGACACCAAGAAAAATGTTTCGGTCTTCCGGGATATGCATAATTTACAAACCTTGGATCTCACTGGAACCAATCTCAAAGACGACGTTCCATCCTGGGGATTCTATGGACTGAGTCAGTTACGTCGGTTGTATTTGGAAGACGTTGGGTTGGTTGAATTACCGACAGAACTCTTCCGATCTTTGCGGTACCTCGACACTCTGAGTCTTGGCAACAACAACTTGGAGGAACTCCCAAatttgatattcaaaaacacACCCAGACTGGGTTCTCTATACTTGAGTCGAAACCAGCTTTCGGGGTTACCCCCTATGTTATTCAGAAATACGACTAACCTCTATAAACTTGATTTGACGAGGACCAGAATAGGTATCATTCCCGAACAGGTCATTTCTCCAATTCGCGAGAGCATTACTTCCCTTGACTTGTCTCACAATTCTCTCTCGTGTGATTGTCAGAATAAATGGCTCCGTATCTGGGTGCACGAGAATTACGACAAATTGTTCTTAAGTGACACAAATTGTTCTGATAACTCACCGGCCGAACTCGTTGGACGCAGTTTTATTGATTTCCAACCGATTCTTGTTTGCGGTCCTCGCGTACTTCTTTACGTTTTCATCGCTATATCTGGCGTTGCAATAGTTTTCACCGGGATCATAATCTATTACAATCGATGGTGGATTAAATACAAACTTTTCCTATTGAAACTTTGCATTATTGGGTATAGAGAAATAATCGACGATGATGAATATCGCTACGATATCAACATCGTTTTCCATGATGACGACGAAGAATGGGTCATTGACAGAATGGTTCCCGTGGTCCGCGAGAAGTATCCCGAAGCTGTCCTCTGCGTGGGTGACGACGATCTCAGAGTAGGACTCTTGCGGTTAGATGCCGTCGCGGATGTCATTGAAAATAGCTACAAATCAGTGTTTGTAGTCAGTTATGCAGCTATCGAAAGTCCTTGGTACATGACGAAACTGAGGTTAGCCCTTCAGCACGTGAATCATTCACAGCGTGATGCAATATTATTGGTGTTCTTAGAGAACATAGCAGACGACAGGTTGCCATACATAGTTCGCCTGCTTTTAGGCGTCAACCGTCCTTTTCTTCGCTGGTCTTCAGACATCCAACATGAGGAGTATTTCTGGGATCATTTTATGAAGTGTGTTAAAAAAACAGTCAgactagatctaacgttacccATATAA